One region of Bombus affinis isolate iyBomAffi1 chromosome 5, iyBomAffi1.2, whole genome shotgun sequence genomic DNA includes:
- the LOC126916589 gene encoding rap1 GTPase-activating protein 1 isoform X5 — protein sequence MERKEKEQQRETSPTPREDRAASSPGNQNNHTPTPSPSPVGDAPAGRALMEAALQQATSGTQPPLVVTPPGYWVDGTDHRHALDSAGRALLPAQPAWQPRIDQDDTAKCYRRFFVGREHVNLVGRDGENGPVLVSVKAETVAGQEHWRVLLRLRAGSTHELVPAANLGPNPSPAKMVKAINESLNVSTLMPVVCSGAGTLIARYDEHALVSRFKFGVLHQRAGQVTEEQLFGNRQITPAFQEFLDLLGQKIDLKDHKGYRGGLDTRHGQTGDSAVYEVFRGREVLFHVASLLPYSPGDSQQLQRKRHIGNDIVAIIFQEEPTPFSPDMIASHFLHAFIVVQVVDPCTPNTRYKVSITARNDVPWFGPALPAPAVFLRGVDFKEFLLTKLVNAENAAYKAEKFSKLELRTRSALLESLTEELQAKTAEFLGGAIGLGATGMGFGGNCPVSPTASDASGSGSGGSGSRFIDTVRKALISRVRNASTESVPQQLSKKGQSEPSPPSNRQSTTKISSKRSVEPSSPLGSPDLTLRRDSERGSPSLGSQDSSLSNTDNQDSSLATLQQDEVDRRESTTSICASNDTTLVDKTSVSSVQRLTHENLRKQERSEKTETTQRVISESDDSSLNSELELDQAVYPDSDTGLESMSSAETHDTARCTTKDGVLENENLRMEVTRLKCDKLDLLRQNVTCQRDIKRLREKELQLQSDLAAASKEILRLRAMLKECSTSIPLDNNNQQTSTV from the exons ACCCCGAGGGAGGACAGGGCAGCGTCGAGTCCTGGTAATCAGAATAATCACACACCCACGCCATCCCCGTCACCAGTTGGCGATGCACCCGCTGGCAGGGCTCTTATGGAGGCTGCGCTTCAGCAAGCCACTTCCGGAACTCAGCCACCTCTTGTGGTGACACCGCCTGGATACTGGGTCGACGGTACCGATCATCGACACGCCCTGGACTCAGCTGGCAGGGCGTTACTTCCGGCGCAGCCTGCATGGCAACCCAGGATAGACCAAGATGATACAGCCAAATGCTATAGGCGATTCTTCGTTGGAAGG gAGCACGTGAATCTGGTGGGAAGGGACGGAGAGAACGGGCCGGTCCTCGTCTCGGTGAAGGCCGAGACGGTTGCTGGACAGGAGCATTGGAGGGTCTTGTTGCGATTGCGAGCGGGTTCGACTCACGAATTGGTACCGGCCGCGAATCTCGGCCCGAATCCATCACCTGCGAAAATGGTCAAG GCGATCAACGAATCCCTGAACGTGAGCACGCTGATGCCGGTTGTCTGTTCCGGTGCTGGTACACTGATAGCACGGTATGACGAACATGCCTTGGTATCGAGGTTTAAATTCGGTGTTCTTCACCAACGTGCCGGTCAAGTTACCGAAGAACAACTCTTTGGAAATAGACAAATTACACCAGCTTTCCAAGAGTTTCTTGACTTATTGGGTCAGAAAATCGACTTGAAAGATCACAAAGG ATACCGCGGAGGTTTGGATACTCGACATGGACAGACTGGAGATTCCGCGGTATACGAAGTATTTCGAGGTCGAGAAGTGCTGTTTCATGTGGCTTCTCTGTTGCCATACAGTCCAGGAGACTCTCAGCAATTGCAGCGTAAAAGACACATCGGCAATGACATCGTCGCGATAATATTCCAAGAGGAGCCAACCCCTTTCAGTCCAGATATGATCGCCAGTCACTTCTTACATGCATTCATCGTGGTACAAGTCGTCGACCCCTGCACTCCTAATACAAG GTACAAGGTCAGTATAACGGCACGAAACGATGTTCCCTGGTTTGGTCCAGCTTTGCCAGCACCAGCTGTATTTTTGCGGGGAGTCGATTTCAAGGAATTCCTTTTGACGAAATTAGTGAACGCTGAGAATGCGGCGTATAAAGCTGAGAAGTTTTCAAAACTTGAG CTAAGAACGAGGTCAGCTCTGTTAGAATCTTTAACGGAAGAATTACAAGCAAAGACTGCAGAATTTCTCGGAGGAGCGATCGGCTTAGGAGCTACCGGTATGGGGTTTGGAGGAAATTGCCCAGTAAGTCCAACAGCAAGTGATGCATCAGGATCTGGTAGCGGTGGAAGTGGTTCTAGATTTATTGATACCGTTCGAAAGGCGCTGATATCGCGTGTTAGAAATGCCTCGACGGAGAGCGTACCACAACAATTATCGAAAAAGGGCCAGTCAGAGCCTAGTCCACCGAGCAATCGACAATCAACCACGAAAATTAGTAGCAAACGTTCGGTAGAACCTTCGAGTCCCTTAGGTTCTCCGGATTTAACCCTTAGAAGAGATTCAGAACGTGGAAGCCCTAGTTTAGGAAGTCAGGACAGTAGTTTATCCAATACAGACAATCAAGATAGTAGTTTGGCCACCTTACAACAAGATGAAGTTGATCGTAGAGAATCCACTACTTCAATTTGTGCTAGCAATGACACGACGTTGGTAGACAAAACTTCTGTATCATCTGTTCAAAGACTGACTCACGAAAATTTACGAAAACAAGAGCGATCCGAGAAAACAGAAACAACACAGCGTGTTATTTCGGAAAGTGACGATAGCTCATTAAATAGCGAGCTGGAGCTAGACCAAGCTGTATATCCCGACAGCGATACAGGCCTCGAATCAATGAGTTCAGCTGAAACTCATGATACAGCAAGATGTACTACTAAGGATGGCGttttagaaaatgaaaatttacgaATGGAAGTCACTAGGCTTAAATGCGATAAGTTAGATTTACTGAGGCAAAATGTG ACTTGCCAACGTGATATAAAACGTCTACGAGAAAAGGAACTTCAGTTGCAGTCCGACCTTGCAGCTGCTTCAAAAGAAATTCTTCGATTGCGAGCAATGTTGAAAGAATGTTCGACGAGTATTCCATTGGATAACAATAATCAGCAAACGTCTACCGTTTAA
- the LOC126916589 gene encoding rap1 GTPase-activating protein 1 isoform X4 has product MMGVLRWRHDLRSDAGQQQQQRPNSERSSTGHNNHAHAHTHTLPKLISQTPREDRAASSPGNQNNHTPTPSPSPVGDAPAGRALMEAALQQATSGTQPPLVVTPPGYWVDGTDHRHALDSAGRALLPAQPAWQPRIDQDDTAKCYRRFFVGREHVNLVGRDGENGPVLVSVKAETVAGQEHWRVLLRLRAGSTHELVPAANLGPNPSPAKMVKAINESLNVSTLMPVVCSGAGTLIARYDEHALVSRFKFGVLHQRAGQVTEEQLFGNRQITPAFQEFLDLLGQKIDLKDHKGYRGGLDTRHGQTGDSAVYEVFRGREVLFHVASLLPYSPGDSQQLQRKRHIGNDIVAIIFQEEPTPFSPDMIASHFLHAFIVVQVVDPCTPNTRYKVSITARNDVPWFGPALPAPAVFLRGVDFKEFLLTKLVNAENAAYKAEKFSKLELRTRSALLESLTEELQAKTAEFLGGAIGLGATGMGFGGNCPVSPTASDASGSGSGGSGSRFIDTVRKALISRVRNASTESVPQQLSKKGQSEPSPPSNRQSTTKISSKRSVEPSSPLGSPDLTLRRDSERGSPSLGSQDSSLSNTDNQDSSLATLQQDEVDRRESTTSICASNDTTLVDKTSVSSVQRLTHENLRKQERSEKTETTQRVISESDDSSLNSELELDQAVYPDSDTGLESMSSAETHDTARCTTKDGVLENENLRMEVTRLKCDKLDLLRQNVTCQRDIKRLREKELQLQSDLAAASKEILRLRAMLKECSTSIPLDNNNQQTSTV; this is encoded by the exons ACCCCGAGGGAGGACAGGGCAGCGTCGAGTCCTGGTAATCAGAATAATCACACACCCACGCCATCCCCGTCACCAGTTGGCGATGCACCCGCTGGCAGGGCTCTTATGGAGGCTGCGCTTCAGCAAGCCACTTCCGGAACTCAGCCACCTCTTGTGGTGACACCGCCTGGATACTGGGTCGACGGTACCGATCATCGACACGCCCTGGACTCAGCTGGCAGGGCGTTACTTCCGGCGCAGCCTGCATGGCAACCCAGGATAGACCAAGATGATACAGCCAAATGCTATAGGCGATTCTTCGTTGGAAGG gAGCACGTGAATCTGGTGGGAAGGGACGGAGAGAACGGGCCGGTCCTCGTCTCGGTGAAGGCCGAGACGGTTGCTGGACAGGAGCATTGGAGGGTCTTGTTGCGATTGCGAGCGGGTTCGACTCACGAATTGGTACCGGCCGCGAATCTCGGCCCGAATCCATCACCTGCGAAAATGGTCAAG GCGATCAACGAATCCCTGAACGTGAGCACGCTGATGCCGGTTGTCTGTTCCGGTGCTGGTACACTGATAGCACGGTATGACGAACATGCCTTGGTATCGAGGTTTAAATTCGGTGTTCTTCACCAACGTGCCGGTCAAGTTACCGAAGAACAACTCTTTGGAAATAGACAAATTACACCAGCTTTCCAAGAGTTTCTTGACTTATTGGGTCAGAAAATCGACTTGAAAGATCACAAAGG ATACCGCGGAGGTTTGGATACTCGACATGGACAGACTGGAGATTCCGCGGTATACGAAGTATTTCGAGGTCGAGAAGTGCTGTTTCATGTGGCTTCTCTGTTGCCATACAGTCCAGGAGACTCTCAGCAATTGCAGCGTAAAAGACACATCGGCAATGACATCGTCGCGATAATATTCCAAGAGGAGCCAACCCCTTTCAGTCCAGATATGATCGCCAGTCACTTCTTACATGCATTCATCGTGGTACAAGTCGTCGACCCCTGCACTCCTAATACAAG GTACAAGGTCAGTATAACGGCACGAAACGATGTTCCCTGGTTTGGTCCAGCTTTGCCAGCACCAGCTGTATTTTTGCGGGGAGTCGATTTCAAGGAATTCCTTTTGACGAAATTAGTGAACGCTGAGAATGCGGCGTATAAAGCTGAGAAGTTTTCAAAACTTGAG CTAAGAACGAGGTCAGCTCTGTTAGAATCTTTAACGGAAGAATTACAAGCAAAGACTGCAGAATTTCTCGGAGGAGCGATCGGCTTAGGAGCTACCGGTATGGGGTTTGGAGGAAATTGCCCAGTAAGTCCAACAGCAAGTGATGCATCAGGATCTGGTAGCGGTGGAAGTGGTTCTAGATTTATTGATACCGTTCGAAAGGCGCTGATATCGCGTGTTAGAAATGCCTCGACGGAGAGCGTACCACAACAATTATCGAAAAAGGGCCAGTCAGAGCCTAGTCCACCGAGCAATCGACAATCAACCACGAAAATTAGTAGCAAACGTTCGGTAGAACCTTCGAGTCCCTTAGGTTCTCCGGATTTAACCCTTAGAAGAGATTCAGAACGTGGAAGCCCTAGTTTAGGAAGTCAGGACAGTAGTTTATCCAATACAGACAATCAAGATAGTAGTTTGGCCACCTTACAACAAGATGAAGTTGATCGTAGAGAATCCACTACTTCAATTTGTGCTAGCAATGACACGACGTTGGTAGACAAAACTTCTGTATCATCTGTTCAAAGACTGACTCACGAAAATTTACGAAAACAAGAGCGATCCGAGAAAACAGAAACAACACAGCGTGTTATTTCGGAAAGTGACGATAGCTCATTAAATAGCGAGCTGGAGCTAGACCAAGCTGTATATCCCGACAGCGATACAGGCCTCGAATCAATGAGTTCAGCTGAAACTCATGATACAGCAAGATGTACTACTAAGGATGGCGttttagaaaatgaaaatttacgaATGGAAGTCACTAGGCTTAAATGCGATAAGTTAGATTTACTGAGGCAAAATGTG ACTTGCCAACGTGATATAAAACGTCTACGAGAAAAGGAACTTCAGTTGCAGTCCGACCTTGCAGCTGCTTCAAAAGAAATTCTTCGATTGCGAGCAATGTTGAAAGAATGTTCGACGAGTATTCCATTGGATAACAATAATCAGCAAACGTCTACCGTTTAA
- the LOC126916589 gene encoding rap1 GTPase-activating protein 1 isoform X3, with protein MLKIRMLDYIGDTGRQQLEQSVYCEAESRRTAVEDERQDIQGANQEKIKGTTQDLFELLERVQCSRLDDQRCVLPPYFSQTPREDRAASSPGNQNNHTPTPSPSPVGDAPAGRALMEAALQQATSGTQPPLVVTPPGYWVDGTDHRHALDSAGRALLPAQPAWQPRIDQDDTAKCYRRFFVGREHVNLVGRDGENGPVLVSVKAETVAGQEHWRVLLRLRAGSTHELVPAANLGPNPSPAKMVKAINESLNVSTLMPVVCSGAGTLIARYDEHALVSRFKFGVLHQRAGQVTEEQLFGNRQITPAFQEFLDLLGQKIDLKDHKGYRGGLDTRHGQTGDSAVYEVFRGREVLFHVASLLPYSPGDSQQLQRKRHIGNDIVAIIFQEEPTPFSPDMIASHFLHAFIVVQVVDPCTPNTRYKVSITARNDVPWFGPALPAPAVFLRGVDFKEFLLTKLVNAENAAYKAEKFSKLELRTRSALLESLTEELQAKTAEFLGGAIGLGATGMGFGGNCPVSPTASDASGSGSGGSGSRFIDTVRKALISRVRNASTESVPQQLSKKGQSEPSPPSNRQSTTKISSKRSVEPSSPLGSPDLTLRRDSERGSPSLGSQDSSLSNTDNQDSSLATLQQDEVDRRESTTSICASNDTTLVDKTSVSSVQRLTHENLRKQERSEKTETTQRVISESDDSSLNSELELDQAVYPDSDTGLESMSSAETHDTARCTTKDGVLENENLRMEVTRLKCDKLDLLRQNVTCQRDIKRLREKELQLQSDLAAASKEILRLRAMLKECSTSIPLDNNNQQTSTV; from the exons ACCCCGAGGGAGGACAGGGCAGCGTCGAGTCCTGGTAATCAGAATAATCACACACCCACGCCATCCCCGTCACCAGTTGGCGATGCACCCGCTGGCAGGGCTCTTATGGAGGCTGCGCTTCAGCAAGCCACTTCCGGAACTCAGCCACCTCTTGTGGTGACACCGCCTGGATACTGGGTCGACGGTACCGATCATCGACACGCCCTGGACTCAGCTGGCAGGGCGTTACTTCCGGCGCAGCCTGCATGGCAACCCAGGATAGACCAAGATGATACAGCCAAATGCTATAGGCGATTCTTCGTTGGAAGG gAGCACGTGAATCTGGTGGGAAGGGACGGAGAGAACGGGCCGGTCCTCGTCTCGGTGAAGGCCGAGACGGTTGCTGGACAGGAGCATTGGAGGGTCTTGTTGCGATTGCGAGCGGGTTCGACTCACGAATTGGTACCGGCCGCGAATCTCGGCCCGAATCCATCACCTGCGAAAATGGTCAAG GCGATCAACGAATCCCTGAACGTGAGCACGCTGATGCCGGTTGTCTGTTCCGGTGCTGGTACACTGATAGCACGGTATGACGAACATGCCTTGGTATCGAGGTTTAAATTCGGTGTTCTTCACCAACGTGCCGGTCAAGTTACCGAAGAACAACTCTTTGGAAATAGACAAATTACACCAGCTTTCCAAGAGTTTCTTGACTTATTGGGTCAGAAAATCGACTTGAAAGATCACAAAGG ATACCGCGGAGGTTTGGATACTCGACATGGACAGACTGGAGATTCCGCGGTATACGAAGTATTTCGAGGTCGAGAAGTGCTGTTTCATGTGGCTTCTCTGTTGCCATACAGTCCAGGAGACTCTCAGCAATTGCAGCGTAAAAGACACATCGGCAATGACATCGTCGCGATAATATTCCAAGAGGAGCCAACCCCTTTCAGTCCAGATATGATCGCCAGTCACTTCTTACATGCATTCATCGTGGTACAAGTCGTCGACCCCTGCACTCCTAATACAAG GTACAAGGTCAGTATAACGGCACGAAACGATGTTCCCTGGTTTGGTCCAGCTTTGCCAGCACCAGCTGTATTTTTGCGGGGAGTCGATTTCAAGGAATTCCTTTTGACGAAATTAGTGAACGCTGAGAATGCGGCGTATAAAGCTGAGAAGTTTTCAAAACTTGAG CTAAGAACGAGGTCAGCTCTGTTAGAATCTTTAACGGAAGAATTACAAGCAAAGACTGCAGAATTTCTCGGAGGAGCGATCGGCTTAGGAGCTACCGGTATGGGGTTTGGAGGAAATTGCCCAGTAAGTCCAACAGCAAGTGATGCATCAGGATCTGGTAGCGGTGGAAGTGGTTCTAGATTTATTGATACCGTTCGAAAGGCGCTGATATCGCGTGTTAGAAATGCCTCGACGGAGAGCGTACCACAACAATTATCGAAAAAGGGCCAGTCAGAGCCTAGTCCACCGAGCAATCGACAATCAACCACGAAAATTAGTAGCAAACGTTCGGTAGAACCTTCGAGTCCCTTAGGTTCTCCGGATTTAACCCTTAGAAGAGATTCAGAACGTGGAAGCCCTAGTTTAGGAAGTCAGGACAGTAGTTTATCCAATACAGACAATCAAGATAGTAGTTTGGCCACCTTACAACAAGATGAAGTTGATCGTAGAGAATCCACTACTTCAATTTGTGCTAGCAATGACACGACGTTGGTAGACAAAACTTCTGTATCATCTGTTCAAAGACTGACTCACGAAAATTTACGAAAACAAGAGCGATCCGAGAAAACAGAAACAACACAGCGTGTTATTTCGGAAAGTGACGATAGCTCATTAAATAGCGAGCTGGAGCTAGACCAAGCTGTATATCCCGACAGCGATACAGGCCTCGAATCAATGAGTTCAGCTGAAACTCATGATACAGCAAGATGTACTACTAAGGATGGCGttttagaaaatgaaaatttacgaATGGAAGTCACTAGGCTTAAATGCGATAAGTTAGATTTACTGAGGCAAAATGTG ACTTGCCAACGTGATATAAAACGTCTACGAGAAAAGGAACTTCAGTTGCAGTCCGACCTTGCAGCTGCTTCAAAAGAAATTCTTCGATTGCGAGCAATGTTGAAAGAATGTTCGACGAGTATTCCATTGGATAACAATAATCAGCAAACGTCTACCGTTTAA